A region of the Halosolutus amylolyticus genome:
CGAAGACCTTCGCGAGGAACTCAACGAGCAGTTCGAGAGCATCAAGATCGTCAGTCCCGGCCAGTACGAACTCAATCTCATGGAACTGTACAATCGCGAGGAGTACATCATCTCGCTGCAGGAAGACGGCCGATACGTCATCGACGTCCCGGACTCGTGGCGCGGCGACGATGCAGAGTAATCGTCCACTGCGAAGCTAATTCCCCGTCGTCGGCAACTCCAGCACCGGGACATTTCGACTGGAACTATCTCCGAATCTGGGACGCCAGTCAATTACTACGGGAAACTAATCCCACCTGAAACGATGGGTTCACGATTCGTCCTGGAGCACGTGCTGTCGCGACGGCGAGTTAGCCCGAGACAGATGGATTTATGCGACGTGACCGACAGCTACCGAGTATGAGCACTCCAACCAAGATCGTCCTCGGTACGGTGGCCATCTCGGCACTGCTTGCGGTCCTGCTCCTCTTCCAGAGCGCCTTCGCCTGATGTTCGAGACCCGGGTAGTCTCGAGTCGGCTCGAAGCGATCCAGGAGGAGTACGCGCCCGACGCACAGGTCGTCGACTGTTCGCGGGACTTCGAGACGCTTCCGCCGGCGCAGGCGGAGGACCTCGGCTTGCTCGCGGACGCGCTCGATCCGGCGAGCTATCCCGCCGAGTGGCTTCCGGACGACGCGCCGACGCTCCTGTCCCGCTACGCGAGTTCGGACTTCACGATCGGGATGCCGGGCGACGGGAGCGTCGTCTGGACGCGCCAGACCGATCCCCCGACGATCATCGTCAAACCGCGGGTCGAAGGCTCGCCCGAGTCCTTCGTCGAGTTCCTGATCGCGGAAGCGTTCGTGGAACTGGACCTCGGGGTTCCCGAACACTTTCTCGGGTTCTTCGAGGCGGACTATCACGATCTGAACCGGGCGGTCGAACTCGATCCCGGCGGTACCTACCAGGTCGCCGCGGCGCTGTTCGACGGATGGGTCGGCCTCCAGAGCCGCGACGTCTTCGCCAGCTGGCACGACGACCATCCGGAACTGGCCGCCGCGTGGCAGGACGCGGGGACCCGCCTC
Encoded here:
- a CDS encoding DUF7089 family protein, producing MFETRVVSSRLEAIQEEYAPDAQVVDCSRDFETLPPAQAEDLGLLADALDPASYPAEWLPDDAPTLLSRYASSDFTIGMPGDGSVVWTRQTDPPTIIVKPRVEGSPESFVEFLIAEAFVELDLGVPEHFLGFFEADYHDLNRAVELDPGGTYQVAAALFDGWVGLQSRDVFASWHDDHPELAAAWQDAGTRLEDRVADLPRAVARGDTEFADAAELACAAIKHAIELPAPFAALDTEAYRDHGSDYAIRWAEKTFDSLAD